A genomic window from Bdellovibrio sp. ArHS includes:
- a CDS encoding multidrug efflux SMR transporter: protein MANAYLYLAAAIVFEVLGTITMKYSEGFTKVLPVILTIVCHGICFVALAVALKSLPISIVYAIWAGVGTALMAFVGLWMFNEPLPVQKVLATSLIILGVVMLNFSENKPTEQIAKADNVKVLQPKQSSGAEVREVATITERNSG, encoded by the coding sequence ATGGCTAATGCATACTTGTATTTGGCAGCGGCAATCGTTTTTGAGGTTTTGGGCACAATCACCATGAAGTATTCAGAGGGATTTACAAAGGTGCTTCCAGTCATTCTTACTATAGTTTGTCATGGAATCTGCTTTGTGGCTCTCGCTGTGGCGCTGAAGTCTTTACCGATCAGTATTGTTTACGCTATCTGGGCGGGTGTTGGAACCGCATTGATGGCTTTTGTGGGGCTCTGGATGTTTAATGAACCACTTCCAGTACAAAAAGTGTTAGCGACAAGTTTGATTATTCTTGGTGTGGTGATGTTGAACTTTTCTGAAAATAAACCGACTGAGCAAATTGCGAAAGCGGATAATGTGAAAGTTCTCCAGCCGAAGCAGTCCTCCGGGGCTGAAGTTCGCGAGGTCGCGACGATCACGGAAAGAAATTCTGGCTAG
- the kdpA gene encoding potassium-transporting ATPase subunit KdpA: MDFNIADFFQILMVLMAVVAMTPILGGYMARVFQGEQTWFSRILRPLEKLTYRISGIQEHEEMNWKQYAWALLCFNVIGFIFVMLLMMFQQYLPLNPHGIANTSWHLAFNTAVSFMTNTNWQAYSGESTLSYLVQMAGLGVQNFVSAATGMAVFLVLTRGLSRRQMTALGNFWVDLTRTIVHMLLPFAFVMALLLVSQGVVQNFDAYVTATTVEGAQQILPQGPAASQIAIKQLGSNGGGFFGVNSAHPYENPTPWSNFLQMMALILLAAASTYTFGVLIQSRRQGWMLFSAMMAILIVMLSLSLWSEYRLNPFIGQGALMEGKETRFGVTNSVLWSVLTTSASNGSVNAMHSSLSPLSGGIAMVNMMLGEVIFGGVGAGMYGMLLFVILTVFISGLMVGRTPEYLGKKIEAKEIIWVVVGVLAPCVTILIFSALAIITPEGLAGLGHQGPHGLSEVLYAYTSAAGNNGSAFGSLSVNTSFYNVTLGLAMLIGRFAIIFPVLAVAGNLAGKKMAPASSGTFKTDSSLFAVILCAVIFIVGALTFFPALSLGPILEHLLMVRG, from the coding sequence ATGGATTTTAATATTGCTGATTTCTTTCAGATCTTAATGGTCTTAATGGCAGTGGTGGCGATGACACCCATTTTGGGTGGCTATATGGCGCGAGTTTTTCAAGGCGAGCAGACATGGTTTTCCAGGATACTGCGGCCGCTGGAAAAACTGACTTATAGAATTTCAGGTATACAAGAACACGAAGAGATGAATTGGAAGCAATACGCCTGGGCGCTGCTATGTTTTAACGTCATCGGTTTCATTTTTGTGATGTTGTTGATGATGTTTCAACAGTATCTGCCTCTCAATCCTCATGGAATTGCAAACACGTCTTGGCATTTGGCTTTTAATACGGCGGTCAGCTTCATGACCAACACCAATTGGCAAGCGTACTCAGGCGAAAGTACTTTAAGCTATCTCGTGCAGATGGCTGGTTTAGGCGTGCAGAACTTTGTCAGTGCGGCAACGGGGATGGCCGTCTTTCTGGTTTTGACCCGAGGGTTGTCTCGCCGGCAGATGACAGCTTTGGGAAATTTTTGGGTAGATCTAACAAGAACGATCGTGCACATGTTGCTACCTTTTGCTTTTGTGATGGCTTTACTGCTCGTCAGTCAAGGTGTCGTACAAAATTTTGATGCCTATGTCACGGCCACAACTGTGGAGGGTGCACAACAGATTTTGCCTCAAGGTCCTGCGGCTTCGCAAATAGCTATCAAACAGCTGGGTTCAAATGGGGGAGGCTTTTTCGGTGTGAATAGTGCGCACCCGTATGAGAATCCGACACCTTGGAGTAACTTTCTGCAAATGATGGCGCTGATTCTTTTAGCTGCGGCCAGTACCTACACGTTTGGAGTGCTGATCCAATCCAGAAGACAAGGCTGGATGTTGTTTTCGGCGATGATGGCAATATTGATCGTGATGCTCTCTTTATCTCTTTGGAGTGAATACAGATTAAACCCCTTTATTGGGCAAGGTGCCTTGATGGAAGGGAAAGAAACGCGCTTCGGTGTTACTAATAGTGTCCTTTGGTCGGTACTCACAACGTCGGCATCGAATGGCTCTGTCAACGCCATGCACAGTTCCTTATCACCATTAAGCGGCGGCATAGCCATGGTGAACATGATGTTGGGCGAAGTCATTTTCGGAGGCGTTGGCGCCGGAATGTATGGCATGTTGCTGTTTGTGATTCTAACCGTGTTTATCTCGGGTTTGATGGTGGGACGAACTCCTGAATATTTGGGAAAGAAAATTGAAGCCAAGGAAATCATTTGGGTTGTCGTGGGTGTTTTAGCTCCCTGTGTGACTATTTTGATCTTTAGTGCGCTGGCGATAATTACACCTGAAGGGTTGGCTGGACTTGGACATCAGGGTCCGCATGGTCTTAGCGAAGTGCTGTATGCATACACATCTGCCGCTGGAAATAACGGGAGCGCCTTTGGCAGTTTGTCCGTCAATACGTCCTTTTACAATGTGACTCTGGGGTTGGCGATGTTGATAGGTCGCTTTGCCATTATCTTTCCAGTGCTGGCGGTTGCCGGTAATTTAGCTGGAAAGAAGATGGCTCCGGCCTCTTCGGGAACCTTTAAAACAGATTCGTCTTTATTCGCCGTCATTCTTTGCGCCGTCATATTTATTGTCGGTGCATTGACGTTCTTCCCGGCTTTGTCGTTGGGACCCATCTTAGAGCATCTGCTGATGGTGAGAGGCTAA
- the kdpB gene encoding potassium-transporting ATPase subunit KdpB, protein MSISTLSDKKILKQAFLESFKKLNPQVQWKNPVMFITWVGALVVSLIVVSYIRIGVAYTFELQLALWLWFTVLFANFSEALAEGRGKAQAEAMKKTRSHTMARKIIQGREELVVSLSLKKGDVVVCGAGDIIPGDGEITEGIATVDESAITGESAPVVREAGGDRSAVTGGTRVISDRIVIRITADPGHSFLDRMINLVEGAKRQKTPNEIALGILLVSLTLVFVLAVVTLKFFADYSARSAGQDLSHIVSVPILIALLVCLIPTTIGGLLSAIGISGMDRLIRKNVVAKSGRAVEAAGDIDVLMLDKTGTITLGNRMAFDFMAAPGVALEELAEAAQLASLSDETPEGRSIVVLAKQRFSLRAQSLEPHQAQFIPFTAQTRMSGVDLKTSTGIRLLRKGAGESIQKYVESIGGFFPMAVKSAADGIARQGGTPLVVAENNKVLGVIHLKDIVKGGIRERFAELRRMGIRTVMVTGDNPLTAAAIAAEAGVDDYIAQATPEMKLQRIREEQERGHLVAMTGDGTNDAPALAQADVGVAMNTGTQAAREAGNMVDLDSNPTKLIEIVETGKQLLMTRGALTTFSIANDIAKYFAIVPAMFAGLYMVNGEGPLGALNIMQLHSAQSAVLSAVIFNALIIIALIPLALRGVKYRPQGANIILQRNFLIYGLGGIIVPFIGIKVIDVCIVTMGWVL, encoded by the coding sequence ATGAGTATTTCAACTTTGTCCGATAAAAAAATACTGAAGCAGGCTTTTTTAGAAAGCTTTAAAAAATTAAATCCGCAAGTTCAGTGGAAGAATCCGGTCATGTTCATTACTTGGGTCGGAGCTTTAGTGGTTAGCCTTATCGTCGTTTCTTACATCCGCATCGGCGTGGCATATACCTTTGAGTTGCAGTTGGCCTTGTGGTTGTGGTTCACCGTTTTGTTTGCGAACTTTTCGGAGGCTTTGGCAGAGGGACGTGGCAAAGCCCAGGCCGAAGCGATGAAAAAGACGCGGTCTCACACGATGGCGCGAAAAATTATCCAGGGGCGAGAGGAGCTCGTTGTCTCTTTGTCTTTAAAAAAGGGCGACGTGGTCGTCTGCGGAGCCGGAGATATCATACCCGGAGATGGGGAGATTACCGAGGGTATTGCCACCGTGGATGAATCTGCAATCACAGGAGAGTCTGCCCCCGTCGTGCGCGAAGCGGGTGGAGATCGAAGCGCTGTGACCGGCGGAACCCGAGTGATCAGCGATCGCATCGTGATTCGTATCACCGCAGATCCTGGACATAGTTTCTTAGATCGCATGATCAATTTGGTGGAAGGGGCAAAAAGACAGAAGACACCCAACGAGATCGCACTGGGAATTTTATTGGTTTCGTTAACCCTGGTGTTTGTTCTGGCGGTGGTGACTTTGAAATTTTTTGCCGATTATTCAGCGCGAAGCGCGGGGCAAGATTTGTCTCACATCGTGTCGGTGCCGATTTTAATAGCGCTTCTGGTATGTTTAATACCCACGACCATCGGAGGTTTGCTGAGTGCCATCGGGATCAGCGGGATGGATCGTTTGATTCGTAAAAATGTGGTCGCCAAGAGTGGCCGCGCTGTTGAAGCGGCAGGGGATATCGATGTTCTGATGCTAGATAAAACGGGGACAATCACTTTGGGAAACCGTATGGCCTTTGATTTTATGGCGGCTCCGGGAGTGGCACTTGAAGAATTGGCAGAGGCCGCGCAGTTGGCCTCGCTTAGTGATGAAACTCCCGAGGGCCGGTCTATTGTGGTTCTTGCAAAACAAAGATTCTCTTTGCGGGCGCAAAGTTTAGAGCCCCATCAAGCCCAATTTATTCCTTTTACGGCACAGACGCGTATGAGTGGTGTGGATTTAAAAACGTCCACAGGAATTCGCTTGCTCAGAAAAGGGGCTGGGGAATCCATCCAAAAGTACGTGGAGTCCATAGGGGGCTTCTTTCCAATGGCAGTGAAGAGTGCAGCAGATGGGATTGCTCGGCAAGGCGGAACTCCGCTTGTTGTTGCTGAGAATAATAAAGTGCTGGGCGTGATTCATTTAAAGGACATCGTGAAGGGCGGAATACGCGAAAGATTTGCGGAGCTTCGTCGTATGGGTATACGAACCGTGATGGTCACCGGCGATAATCCTTTGACGGCGGCGGCGATTGCAGCGGAAGCGGGGGTCGATGATTACATCGCTCAGGCCACTCCAGAAATGAAATTGCAACGTATTCGCGAGGAGCAGGAACGAGGTCACTTGGTCGCGATGACTGGTGATGGCACCAACGATGCTCCGGCTTTGGCGCAGGCGGATGTGGGGGTTGCGATGAATACAGGGACGCAAGCTGCGCGCGAAGCGGGGAATATGGTGGACTTGGATTCAAATCCCACAAAGTTGATCGAGATCGTGGAAACCGGAAAGCAACTGCTAATGACTCGAGGGGCGCTGACGACTTTCAGTATTGCTAACGATATCGCTAAATATTTTGCCATTGTTCCGGCGATGTTTGCGGGGCTTTACATGGTGAATGGGGAAGGGCCTTTAGGGGCTTTGAATATCATGCAGCTGCATTCTGCGCAAAGTGCGGTTTTGAGTGCTGTGATTTTTAATGCTTTGATTATCATAGCCCTCATTCCTTTAGCATTGCGAGGTGTGAAGTATCGTCCTCAAGGTGCCAATATCATTTTGCAAAGAAATTTTTTGATCTATGGTTTGGGCGGAATCATCGTGCCTTTTATCGGCATTAAAGTTATCGACGTCTGCATTGTTACGATGGGGTGGGTTTTATGA
- the kdpC gene encoding potassium-transporting ATPase subunit KdpC has protein sequence MKSFIVSIRIFLFMTVLLGGIYPVAVTLLGQALFPWQARGSLLEKNGHIVGSELIAQKFVDRRYFWPRPSAGDYATVASGASNAAPTSESLKVAVLERRLQGAVGEMLFTSGSGLDPHISVAAARAQVQRVVQERKLSQEQTVLVEKLIQAYTENRQWGLLGEVRVNVLKLNLALDEKL, from the coding sequence ATGAAGAGCTTTATTGTTTCAATAAGAATTTTTCTATTTATGACGGTTCTTTTGGGCGGGATTTATCCTGTCGCGGTCACACTCTTGGGACAGGCGTTGTTCCCTTGGCAGGCTCGAGGTTCTTTGCTTGAAAAGAATGGACACATCGTCGGATCAGAACTGATTGCGCAAAAGTTTGTCGATCGACGGTATTTTTGGCCGCGTCCTTCAGCTGGTGACTACGCTACGGTGGCTTCTGGGGCCTCAAATGCGGCTCCCACCAGTGAGAGTTTAAAAGTGGCCGTGCTGGAGCGTCGTTTACAAGGGGCCGTGGGTGAAATGCTTTTTACCTCTGGGAGTGGATTAGATCCTCACATTTCGGTGGCGGCGGCACGGGCGCAAGTTCAACGCGTCGTTCAAGAACGCAAATTGTCGCAAGAACAAACAGTGCTAGTTGAAAAGCTGATCCAGGCATACACTGAGAATCGACAATGGGGTCTTTTGGGCGAGGTGCGAGTGAATGTATTAAAACTCAATCTGGCCTTGGATGAGAAATTATGA